From one Bacillus sp. FJAT-42376 genomic stretch:
- a CDS encoding PAS domain S-box protein → MVRSELFREVFEQSHIPQVLISLDLSAMLQNQAFFDYLGYTREEWAHMAIKDISPREDYETDSIFMQELISGKRSYYQLEKRYYHKSGRLLYGTLNVSLISDPETEKQYIFAQVLDTTEKLRMNESLRSSEKKYRLLAEHSSDLVMLHDPDGTYQYLSPSFKTLLGYEPSQLIGCSPYDYIHSEDIPIVRKHHLQLAEKKIMMPLVSYRVRKLDGSYIWVETDIKPVVDEKTGELTELISISRDVQQRIDTYELLRKSERLAIVGQMAAAVAHEIRNPLTPIKGFITLLSKTKEYNPVFIDVILNEIKRIETIITEFLAMAKPNNRKMNHIQVNDLVKQVVHLIQTEALMENKQITLHLEATPPVSGDENSLKQVFLNVLRNALESLAAQGTVSISTFTEGGLACIQIQDNGCGIPQERLAKIGEPFYSTKEKGTGLGLMTSLNIIENHQGRMEIQSEEGEGTTVKIYLPALSNSS, encoded by the coding sequence ATGGTACGGTCTGAATTATTTAGAGAAGTATTTGAGCAGTCACATATTCCGCAAGTCCTAATATCCCTTGATTTATCAGCAATGCTCCAGAACCAGGCATTTTTCGATTATTTGGGATATACAAGGGAAGAATGGGCCCATATGGCCATTAAGGATATTTCACCGCGTGAAGATTATGAAACGGATTCGATTTTTATGCAGGAGCTGATCAGCGGAAAACGATCCTATTACCAGTTGGAAAAACGCTATTATCATAAGTCTGGCAGGCTATTGTACGGAACACTGAACGTTTCGCTTATATCTGACCCGGAAACGGAAAAACAATATATCTTTGCTCAAGTATTGGATACCACTGAAAAACTTAGAATGAACGAGTCATTAAGGAGCAGTGAGAAAAAATATAGATTACTGGCAGAGCATTCTTCAGACTTGGTCATGCTTCACGATCCTGATGGAACGTACCAATATCTATCGCCTTCTTTCAAAACGCTATTAGGCTATGAACCCTCACAGCTTATTGGCTGCAGCCCGTATGACTATATCCATTCAGAAGATATACCCATAGTAAGGAAACATCATCTCCAATTAGCAGAGAAGAAAATAATGATGCCCTTGGTTTCATACCGGGTAAGAAAATTGGATGGCTCGTATATTTGGGTGGAAACGGATATAAAACCGGTGGTTGATGAAAAAACAGGCGAACTGACGGAATTGATTTCAATTTCCAGAGATGTGCAGCAGAGAATTGATACGTATGAGCTCTTGCGAAAATCAGAAAGACTTGCCATTGTCGGGCAAATGGCCGCAGCGGTGGCCCATGAAATCCGTAACCCTCTTACTCCGATTAAAGGGTTTATTACCTTGCTGTCCAAGACAAAAGAATACAATCCGGTATTTATCGATGTCATCTTAAACGAAATCAAGAGGATTGAAACGATTATTACAGAATTTTTAGCGATGGCTAAGCCTAATAATCGGAAAATGAATCACATACAAGTGAATGATCTCGTGAAGCAGGTCGTCCATCTTATTCAAACGGAAGCACTAATGGAAAACAAGCAGATCACTCTTCACCTTGAAGCCACACCGCCCGTATCCGGAGATGAAAATTCGCTCAAGCAAGTATTCCTTAATGTCCTTCGGAACGCTCTGGAATCCCTTGCCGCACAAGGCACGGTTTCCATTTCCACTTTCACTGAAGGAGGATTGGCCTGCATTCAGATTCAGGACAATGGGTGCGGAATCCCGCAAGAGCGGCTCGCTAAAATAGGCGAACCCTTCTATTCAACCAAAGAAAAGGGCACAGGACTCGGACTCATGACCAGTTTGAACATCATCGAAAACCATCAGGGGAGAATGGAAATTCAAAGTGAAGAAGGCGAAGGAACGACGGTGAAGATTTATCTTCCTGCTTTATCAAACAGTTCATAA
- a CDS encoding iron ABC transporter permease, producing MIHPALKKKQRIAVLASLLLIVATIAVSLGMGAASVSFDRIIPALLGQGTFKEEFVLFDIRLPRILITLLAGMALSLSGAILQGMTRNDLVDPGFMGINSGAGLAITVFFLFFPVEAGSFIYALPLIAFIGALLTAMTIYFFAVGKNTGLQPVTLVLIGVGFSMALSGAMIVLISSADQMKVDFIARWLAGNIWGTDWPFIWALLPWLIVLIPFALYKANTLNLLSLSEPVSIGAGVALHKERLILLLTAVALAASTVSVTGGISFIGLMAPHIAKAITGPRSQLYIPVAILLGGWLLLFADTIGRNILEPGGVPAGIMVSLIGAPYFIYLLLKK from the coding sequence ATGATTCATCCGGCGCTCAAGAAAAAACAACGCATCGCTGTCCTTGCTTCTCTGTTACTGATTGTCGCTACGATTGCTGTCAGCCTTGGAATGGGGGCCGCTTCTGTTTCGTTTGACAGGATCATCCCCGCGCTGCTTGGCCAGGGAACGTTCAAAGAAGAATTTGTTTTATTCGACATCCGGCTGCCCAGAATCCTCATTACTCTGCTTGCCGGCATGGCTCTCTCTTTATCAGGTGCTATTCTGCAGGGAATGACAAGAAATGATCTCGTTGATCCGGGATTTATGGGCATCAACTCCGGCGCGGGGCTTGCCATTACCGTTTTCTTTTTATTTTTCCCTGTAGAGGCAGGTTCCTTTATCTATGCGCTTCCGCTTATCGCCTTTATAGGAGCTCTCCTGACGGCTATGACCATCTACTTTTTTGCCGTCGGCAAGAATACAGGATTGCAGCCGGTCACACTCGTGCTCATCGGGGTCGGATTCTCCATGGCCCTCTCAGGGGCAATGATTGTCCTGATATCCTCTGCCGATCAAATGAAGGTCGATTTTATCGCCAGATGGCTAGCCGGGAATATATGGGGAACGGACTGGCCGTTTATCTGGGCTCTGCTCCCATGGCTCATTGTCCTCATTCCTTTTGCTCTTTATAAAGCGAACACGCTGAATTTACTCAGCTTAAGTGAACCCGTATCCATTGGGGCGGGAGTTGCATTGCACAAAGAGCGGCTGATTCTTCTTCTGACCGCTGTCGCACTTGCTGCCTCCACTGTATCCGTAACCGGGGGCATCTCATTTATCGGACTGATGGCCCCGCACATAGCAAAAGCCATCACCGGCCCGAGAAGCCAGCTGTATATTCCTGTGGCCATCCTCCTCGGCGGCTGGCTGCTGCTATTCGCCGACACAATCGGGCGAAATATTCTTGAGCCTGGCGGGGTACCCGCAGGTATCATGGTGTCACTGATTGGGGCTCCTTATTTCATCTATTTGCTCCTGAAGAAATGA